A segment of the Candidatus Eisenbacteria bacterium genome:
GGCAACGGCCGCTCGCGCGCGAGCTGCGATGCCTCGCCCGGCGGCAGCACCGCGTCCTCGACCACGAGACCGCGGAAGAGCTGGATCGGCACCAGCTCGAAGTAGACGTTGCGGGGCTTCACCCGATCGGGCGGGTTCTCCCACACCTCGGCCGGCGGCATCTCGTCGATGCGCAGCGCCGCGGTGGCGGCGGGCAGGAACTTGCGACGGGAGGCCAGCGCGTACGCGGGCACCGAGTGCTCGCGCGCGGCGAGCGCCGCGGCGAACGAGCCGATCTTGTTGAGCACGCCGAGCTCGGTGACCGCGTCAGCCCCAATCCATAAGAGCTGGGCCTGGGACAGCACCAGCGGGAGCGCGGCATCGACGACGAGCCACACTGGGATGTCGCGCGCCGCAAGCGTCGCCGCCAGCTCACGGCCTTCTTGTAACGGCCGGCTCTCGGCGATCAGCACGCGTGGCTCGTGTCCGGCTTCGTGCGCCGCGAGCAGCGCGTCACGCACCAGCGAGCTCGAGGAGAGCGTGGCAATCCACGCGCCGCGTCCGCTCAGGAGCTTCATCGCCTGCTGGACGACCGCGCGCCGGATCATGGCGAGATCGGCCAGCTCGGCCGCGCACGACTCTTCGAGCGCCCGCCGCAGATCGGCGACACGATCGCCGCGCGTCACGGCCGTGTCGGCGACTTCCAGCGCGCGCGCGGCGAGCTGATGGATCAGCGCCATCGTCGGCTGCGTGCGCTGCGCATCGCGCAGCCAGCCGAGCAGCGCCAGGCGGAGCTCGATCGGGCCGGGCGAGGGATCGGCCGCGATCCAGCGCCTGAGCCCTTCGAGGAAGGCGTTGGCGACGTCTTCCGATCCGGAGCGGCGGTCGTCGCGGAAGCTGGCCATGCCAAACCCTTTAGAGTGTGGTGGTGAGGACGATGCGTACCTGGTTGGTATTCATGTTCGCGTGTGCTAACTTGCTGCCCCTCTGAAGTTAGCGGGACGCGCTTCCCTTCTCCAGGGACTTCGCGACCGGCCTGCGGGGCGTAACCCGTTCCATGATCACGACGATCTCCGATCGAGTCCAGCACGAGTTGCTGCCCCGGGTGTCGAAACCGAATCGATACCTGGGCAATGCCTTGCACGCGCCCCACAAACCGCTCGCCGAGGCGGAGATCAAGGTGCTGATGGCGTTCCCGGACGCCTTCGAGATCGGGCTCTCGAACATCGGCATCCGGATCATCCACCACGTCCTGAACCAGCGGCCGGATGTGGCCGCGGAGCTGGTCTTCGCACCCTGGCCCGACGCCGAGGCCGAGATGCGCCGGCGCGGGATCCCGCTGTTCTCGATGGAATCGCACGCCGCCGCGTCGGACTTCGACCTGATCGGCTTCTCGCTCCAGTACGAGCTGCAGTACACCAATGTGCTCAACATGCTGGATCTCGCCGGCCTTCCGCTGCGCTCGGTTGAGCGCGACGCCGGTCATCCCGTCATCATCGCCGGCGGGGCGCAGGCGTTCAGCCCCGAGCCGGTGGCCGAATTCGTCGACGCGTTCGTGATCGGCGACGGCGAGGAGGCGATCCATCGCGTCGTCGACCTGGTGAAGTGCTCTAAGCGGGAGCGCTGGTCGCGGCCCGTGCTGCTGCGCCGCCTGGCGCACGTGGACGGGGTGTACGTGCCGATGGGCTACGAGACGCGCGCCACCTCCGAAGGGTGGCTGGTGCCGGTGGCGCGACCGGGATTTCCTTCGCGGGTGCGCTCGGTCTGGGTGAGCGAGCTGAAGAGTGATTACTACCCGTCGGCCCCGCTGCTCCCGATCGGCGAGATCACCCACGACCGGCTCTCGGTCGAGATCATGCGTGGCTGCACTCGCGGCTGCCGTTTCTGCCAGGCCGGCATGATCAACCGGCCGGTGCGGGAGAAGCCGGGCCAGCAGGTGGTGGAGGAGGTGCTGCGCGGACTGTCGGCCACCGGGCTCGAGGAAGTGTCGCTGGTGTCGCTTTCGAGCACCGATCACACGCAGATCGTCGACCAGGTGAATACCCTCGCCGACGCGCTGTGCGCCACCCGCGTGCAGATCGCGCTGCCTTCGACCCGCCCGGACAACGTCCCGGTCGACGTGGCCCGCCGCATGGCGGCGCAGAAGAAGGGCTCGATCACGCTCGCGCCCGAAGCCGGCAGCCAGCGGATGCGCGACGTGATCAACAAGAACCACACCGAAGAAGAGCTGCTGCGCTCGGTGGCGACCGCGGCGCGGGAGGGCTACACCGGGGCCAAGCTCTACTTCATGTGCGGGCTGCCGGGCGAGAACGACGACGACCTGCGCGCGATCCTGAGCCTCGGCCACCGCGCCTGGCAGGAAGCGCGCGCCGCCGGCAACGGGACCTTCAAGATCACGGTCAGCGTCTCGCCGCACGTGCCCAAGCCGCACACGCCTTTCGCCTGGGCCGAGCAGTTGACCATCGCCGAGCTGGACCGGCGCCTGGGGGTGCTGCGTGAGGCGGCGCGCGGCAAGCCGGTGACGCTCAAGTACCGCGATGCCGAGACCTCGCTGCTCGAGGGTGTGTTCACCCGCGGCGACCGCAGGCTCGGGCAGGCGGTGGAAGAAGCCTTCCGCCGCGGCTGCCGCTTCGACGCCTGGACCGAGCATCTGCAGTTCGACACCTGGATGGCGGTCTTCCACGACCTCGGCATCGATCCCGAGCGCTATCTCGCGGAGCGCTCCACCGAGCTGGATCAGCCATGGGACGTGGTCCAGTCGCCGGTGACCCGGAAGTTTCTCGTCCGCGAGAAGGTGCGCGCCGACCGTGCGGCGATCACCGAGGACTGCCGCCTCGAGGACATCTGCTTCTCGTGCGGCGTCTCCGAATGTCCGCAACGCCCGTGGGTCAAGCAGCCCCACGTTCCGATCGATCTGCCGCATGCACAGCGGGCGGCGGTTGCGTTCGGGCGCCGGGCGCGGCGCGTTCACGGTCCCGAGCCGCGGCGCTCCACCTCGAACACCCGCAAAGGACGCGGAATCACCACCAGCACGCGCTTCCGCATCGAGTTCGCGAAAGGCGCGGCCATGCGCTTCACCTCGCATCTCGACTTGATGCGGGCGTGGGAGCGCACGCTGCGCCGCTCCGAGCTGCCGCTCGCGTTTTCCCAGGGGCACCACCCGCACATCAAGATGTCGTTCGGGCCTCCGTTGCCGCTGGGCTACCGTTCACGGGCTGAAGTCTTCGATCTCGAGCTTTCAAGGCCGCCGGGCGTCGACCTCCAGGAGAGACTCGACGCCGTGCTTCCCGAGGGACTCGCGGTTCTGCGCTTCCAGCCCATCCTGTTCAAGACTCCTTCGTTGATGAGCCAGCTCGAGGGCGCCTCCTATCGCGTGCGTTTCCCGCACGCGATCCTGGACGAGGCCGGCCTCGCGCACGACACGCTCGCTTCGCGCCTCTCACGGCGAGCGAACTCGCTCCTCGCGCGCGACCACATCGTGGTGCGCCGCAAGAACGAAGGGACGACCCGCGAATTCGACGCTCGTCCATCGATCGTGGCACTCGACATCGGCTCCGAAGACGGTTCCACGGTGCTGGATTGTCACCTGCGGTTCACGCCGCGGGCGTCCGTCCGGCCCGAGGAGCTGCTCCTGGAGCTGATCCCGGAGGCCGACCCTCGGGGCGCCGACGTGGAGCGCATGGCGCTCTGGTCGGAGGCTTCGGGCCGCCGGCGGGATCCGCTCGAGCTGCTCACCCACGGGGACGAAGCCGTCGCGCGGATGTATGGGACGACTTCGTGAAGCAGTCCATCATCATCAACGCAGACGCCTACGAAACCCGCATCGCGATCCTCGAAGACGGTGAGCTCGCCGAGCTCCTCGTCGAGCGCGCCGACCAGCGTCGCCACGTCGGGGACATCTACAAGGGCCGCATCAACGCCGTCCTGCCCGGCATGCAGGCGGCCTTCGTCGACCTCGGGCTGCCGAAGACCGGCTTCCTCCACGCCTCCGATCTCGCCGAGTCGCTGAGCGGCCTCGACGACATCTCGGATCTGGAAGAGAACGGCGATCGCCGGCGACGCCGGGCGCCGGCGCCCAAGATCGAAGACCACCTGAAGAAGGGCCAGGAGATCCTGGTGCAGATCACCAAGGAGTCGATCGGCACCAAGGGCCCTCGCGTCACCCAGCAGGTCAGCCTGCCCGGGCGCTTCTGCGTGCTCATGCCGGGCGTGGACCACGTCGGCGTGTCGCGCCGCATCGAGGAGCGCTCGGAGCGCCAGCGCATCAAGGCCATCATCGGCGACTTGAAGCCCAAGGGCGTGGGACTGATCGCCCGCACCGCCGGCGAGGGCAAGGGCGACCCGGAGTTCGCGGCCGACGTCAAGCATCTCGCCAAGCTGTGGGTGAAGATCGACCGCAAGTCGGCCTCCGTGCGCGCGCCGTCGCTGGTGCACCGCGAGATGGAGATGACCGCCAGCCTGATCCGCGACCTCTTCACCGACGACGTGGAAGAGGTGGTGATCGACGACAAGGAGTCGTTCAACGAGATCCAGGCTTATCTGAAGTCGGTTTCCCCCGAGCTGAGAGATCGCGTCAAGCTCTACAAGGGCCGCGATCCCATCTTCGACGCCTTCGAGATCGAGTCGCAGATCGAGAAGACCTTCGAGCGCAAGGTCTGGCTCAAGAAGGGCGGCTACATCTGCGTCGACCACGCCGAGGCGCTGGTCGCGATCGACGTGAACACCGGACGCTTCACCGGCAAGAAGAACCAGGAAGAGACCATCCTCCGCACCAACCTCGAAGCGGCGCGCGAGATCCCTCGTCAGCTCCGGCTGCGCGACATCGGCGGCATCATCGTCATCGACTTCATCGACATGGAGATCGAGAGCAACAAGCGCGCGGTGCTGGACGAGCTTCGCACCGAGCTGCGCAAGGACCGCGCGCGCACCAAGGCCTTCGCGGTCTCGGACCTCGGCCTGGTGGAGATGACCCGGCAGCGCGAGCGCTCGAGCCTGCTCCACTACTACACCGAGGACTGCCCGCACTGCGGCGGCCTCGGCAAGGTGCCGTCGCACGAGACCATGCTGGTGAAGCTCGAGCGCGCCATGCGTCGCGTGGCCGCGATCGGCACCGAGAAGCGCATCACGCTCAAGGTCAATCCCGAGGTCGCGCTGTACTTCGTCGAGCAGGAGGCGCGGCGCTTCGCCGAGCTCGAGAAGCGCTTCCGTCTCCAGGTCGACCTCAAGGACGATCCGCAGCTCAAGCGCGGCGACATGAAGGTCTACACCGACAAGAAGCTCGACATCACCAAGCAGGTGGTGGGCGCGGTGCCCGGGACGTAGCCTTGGACTGCGCGCCCGACGTCCTGCTGCGGCGCTTCGACTCACCTGACGAGACCCGGGTCATGAGCCGCGGCACGTTCGAGATCGTGAGGATCGGCGGCATCACGATCGGACGCGCCACCTATCAGCCAGGCTGGAAGTGGTCGGTCGACGTCGGTCCGCGGATCGGCGAGAAGCTCTGCGCGCTCGAGCACGTCGGTCTGGTGCTCCAGGGCAAGGCGGTGGTCGCTTTCCTCGATGGACGCCTGGTCGAGCTGGCGGCGGGCGAGCTGTTCAACGTCCCGCCGGTTCCTCACGACAGCTGGGTCGTGGGAGACGAGCCCTACGTTTCGCTGCACTTCCAGGGAGCCGAGCACTACGCCAAGAGCCATCCGTAAGAACGGCGTGGTCCCGAGGGCCGATCGCCAACCCAAGGCCGCGCGGCCTTCATCCGGCGCGCATGTCGCGCTGATCCGGGGCATCAACGTCGGCCGGGCCAAACGGGTGGCCATGGCCGACCTGCGCGCGATCGTCGAGAAGCTCGGCTACGAGGACGTCCGCACCCTGCTCAACAGCGGCAACGTCGTCTTCCGCGCGGCCAAGGGTACGGGGGCCGCGGCGGGGATCGAGCGGGCGATGAAGGCGAAGCTCGGCGTGTCCGCGCAGGTCGTCGTGCTCGGCGCGGCGGACCTCGCCGCGATCGTGAAGGAAAACCCGCTGGCGAAGGTCGCGACCAACCCCTCGCGGCTCATGGTCGCCGTCCCGATCGACGGCGACCTCTCGCGCCTGAAGCCCCTGGCCAAGGAGGACTGGAAACCGGAGGCGCTGGCGCTTGGCCGGCGCGCCGCCTATTTCTGGTGTCCAGACGGACTGCTCGAGAGCCGCCTGGGCGTCGCGATGTACCGCACTCACGGCGAGCGGCTCACCATCCGAAACTGGGCGACGATCACCAAGCTCCAGGCACTCACGCGAGACGACTGAACTCGAACAGCCTCATAAAACAGTTTCACGGCCGATGTCCGGCGATGTACGCTGATTGCCCCCGATCTCCAAGAATTCGAACCCGCGACACGGAAGGCGCACCTCTTTGAGGAGACATCATGTCCTTCTTCCGCCGCCACAAGAGTCTCGCCTTCAACCTGGGATTGGTCGCCCTGGCTCTCGCCGCCGCCGTAGGACTGCAGATCGTCCTCGGACCCGCGACGGTGTCCGCCGCCAAGGATGAAGTCTGCATCTGCCACGCCACAGGCCGGGCGCCGAGCACGCACTTCGTCACGGTTTGCGCCAATCGCACGGCTATCTATGGACAGGCCGGGCACTTCAACGAGGACGGCACGCCTCAGGCCGGTCACGAAGAGGATTACGAAGGTCCGTGCACCGGGTCGGATCCGTCCCCGACGCCCGACCCCTCGCCGGGTATCAAGTAGGCTCTTCCTGGTCGCGAAGGCAACGGCCCGGAGCGCGAGCTCCGGGCCGCTTCGTTGCCAGCCCCCTCAGTCGCGCACGACGCGGAAGCTGATCGGCCGCTGCACTCGCTCGAAGCCGCTGCGTGAAGGCTCCTCGGTATTCACGATCAGGCGCTCGAGCGCCCGCATCGCGTTGAGGTCCGCGATCGCGTGGCTCGAAACCGGCGGGCCATCCACCACCAGGATCAGCCGGGTGCGCACGTTGAGCAGATTCCAGGCATCCGCCGCCTCGCGCGTGGGAGGGTAGCCGGGCAGCACCACGATCAGGTCGGCCTGCTCCGGCGTCTGCTGCAGCGGCTCGAGATCGGCATAGGACCTCGGCCAGGCCGGCAGCGCGAGCAGCACGTGCGCGAGTCCCGTGGTGTTGTGGAGCTCGTAGAGCTCGTTGGCGGCCGGAATGCGCGCGAACTGCACCGTGGATCCGAGCCGGAAATCGGCGCGGTCCAGCACCAGGGGAACGCCGGCCGCGACCCGGGACCCCGTCGCGGGCGGCGGCGCCTGAGCCGGTGCGGGGGGTCCCGCCGTCATGCAGCCAGCGACGATACCGGCGGCGAAGACCAGAGCGATTCTCGTCATCTTCATGGGCAGGGACTCCGTTCGAAGGCCGTGAGCGCGGCGCTCATTCCGTCAGAGACGCGAAGCTCCGCAAGAATACCGCGAACGACCGAAGCAGTTGGGCGCTCGGCGATTGGCGACGCACTACAAGTCGGGGGGGGGGGCTAAGAGCGGACGTTGACCCTGTCCAGACATCGGCCTACGGTTAACCACGAAATTGGAAGAAGACTCAGGTAATTCTCTTCGGCCGCCGCCCCACTGGCGTGTGAGTCGAGCAAGTCGAAGGGGAGGCGGAGGTGGCGCGGGACATCGTCGTGATTGAAGCGTCGGCGGGGGGAGTCGACGCCCTCCGCTGTGTCCTGAGGCTCAGCATTCGATGACCGCCGTCCAGAGCAACTCCCATAACCTGGTGGTCGTCGGCTCGTCGGCGGGCGGCATCGAAGCGCTCAGTGTGCTGGTTGGCTCACTGCCCGGGGACTTTCCGGCTCCTCTGGTGCTGGCTCAGCACCTCGATCCGCGCCGCCCCAGCCATCTGGCCAGCATCCTGGAGCGCAAGAGCAAGCTGCCGGTCGTCACGGTGCTCGAGCCCACTCCGCTCGAGCCCGGCAAGGTGTACGTGGTGCCGTCCAATCAGCACGTCGTCATCCAGGACGGCAGCGTGCGTCTCGAGGCCGACCACGGCAACCGCCCCCGGCCATCGGTGGACCTGCTGCTGTCCACCGCCGCGCAGAACTATGGGGATCGGCTGTTCGCCGTGATCCTGACCGGCTCGGGCTCCGATGGCGCGGCGGGAGCGATCGACGTCAAGGCCGCGGGCGGGACGGTGGTGATCCAGAACCCCGCCACGGCCGCGCATCCCTCCATGCCCCAGGCTTTGCCGCCGACGGTGGTCGACCACGTCGAGGATCTCGAGCGGATCGGGCCCTTGCTGACCGATCTCTTGAAGCCGCCGGCTCTCGGCGATCACGTGGTGAGCGACGACGCCTTCGGGCAGATCCTGCAGCTCGTTGGGCAGCGTTCGTGCATCGACTTCAGGCAGTACAAACCCACGACGATCCTGCGCCGGATCAGCCGTCGCATGGCGATTCGTCATTTGACTTCGCTCGAGGAGTACCACGGCTACCTCGAGTCCCATCCGGACGAGATCGGTGACCTGGCGAGGTCGCTGCTCATCAAGGTGACCGAGTTCTTCCGCGACAGCGAAGCCTTCGAGCACCTGAGGCAGGAGATTTTTCCGACGCTCATCGAAGGCGGCCGCCAGCGCGGCAACGTCCTGCGTCTGTGGTCGGCTGGCTGCGCCACCGGGGAAGAGGCCTACTCGCTCGCCTTCCTGGCCACGGACATTCTCGGCGCCGAGCTCCCCGAATGGAACGTGAGGGTGTTCGCCACCGACCTCGACGAATCAGCGGTCGCCTTCGCTCGCCGCGGCTTCTATCCGGTGAGCGCCGCGCGCGGTCTCTCCGACGAGATCCGGAGACGCTTCTTCGAGAGCCAGGACGGTGGCCTCCGTGTCGCCAAGTCGCTGCGGCAGATGGTGATCTTCGGCCAACAGGACCTGAGCCGGGGCGTCCCGTTCCCGCGCATCGACCTCGTCCTGTGCCGCAACCTGCTGATCTACTTCAAGCCCGACCTCCAGCGCGACGTCCTCGACCTGTTCGCCTACTCGCTGCACCAAACCCGCGGCTTCCTCTTCCTGGGCAAGGCGGAGTCCGTGAGGCCGAGCAAGTCGGTCTTCGAGATGGTGAACAAGAAGTGGCGGATCTATCGCTGCCTCGCTGGGCCCATGGCCATGCCGGGCCATGCTACCGGCGCCCACATCGCGGGTGGCGTCCCGCACCCCTCGAGGCAACCGGAGAACGCGGCCGAGCTCGCGCACCGAGAGTCGGATCTCACCACCGTGCGGCGCCTCAACGAGGTGATCCTTCGCTTCCTGGGCGTGGGCGCCATCCTGATCGATGCCGGCTACCGCATCCTGACGATCAACTCGCTGGCTCGGCGATTCCTCGGCATCCGCGATGTCGGCAACGACCAGGACTTCCTCCACGCCGTCCGCGACCTGCCGTACGGCGATGTGCGCAATGCGATCGACCGGGTATTCCGCGAGCGCGCGGTCGTGACGCTCCCGGAGGTCGCGCTCGACGCCCGCGCCGGGCAACCCAGGTGGGTGACCCTCAGCTTGGCGCCCAGCCACCTCGAGGGGTCGAACCTCGACTGCGTCTTGATCACGGTCATCGACAGCACCGAGCTCGCCGTCGCCCGGCAGCGTATCGCGGCCATCGAGAGAGAGCATCGCCAGCTCGGCGAAGAGCTGGGCACGTCGAATCGCAAGCTCTCCGAGATCAACAAGGACCTGCAGGATGCCAACGAGGAGCTGCAGGCTTCGACTGAAGAGATGATGCTGACCCAGGAGGAGCTCCAGGCCACCAACGAGGAGTTCGAAGCCACCAACGAAGAGCTGCAGGCGACCAACGAGGAGCTCGAGACCAACAACGAGGAGCTGCAGGCCACCAACGAGGAGCTCGAGACCACCAACGAGGAGTTGGTGGCGCGCAGCGCCGAGCTCCAGCAGCTCGCGCACGTCCTGACGCTCGAGCGGCTGCGATTGACCGAGATGGTCGAGCTCGCGCCGTTCCACATCGGCGTGGTGACTGGGCCCACCATGAAGGTCGAGAGCCTGAACGTCCCG
Coding sequences within it:
- a CDS encoding TIGR03960 family B12-binding radical SAM protein gives rise to the protein MITTISDRVQHELLPRVSKPNRYLGNALHAPHKPLAEAEIKVLMAFPDAFEIGLSNIGIRIIHHVLNQRPDVAAELVFAPWPDAEAEMRRRGIPLFSMESHAAASDFDLIGFSLQYELQYTNVLNMLDLAGLPLRSVERDAGHPVIIAGGAQAFSPEPVAEFVDAFVIGDGEEAIHRVVDLVKCSKRERWSRPVLLRRLAHVDGVYVPMGYETRATSEGWLVPVARPGFPSRVRSVWVSELKSDYYPSAPLLPIGEITHDRLSVEIMRGCTRGCRFCQAGMINRPVREKPGQQVVEEVLRGLSATGLEEVSLVSLSSTDHTQIVDQVNTLADALCATRVQIALPSTRPDNVPVDVARRMAAQKKGSITLAPEAGSQRMRDVINKNHTEEELLRSVATAAREGYTGAKLYFMCGLPGENDDDLRAILSLGHRAWQEARAAGNGTFKITVSVSPHVPKPHTPFAWAEQLTIAELDRRLGVLREAARGKPVTLKYRDAETSLLEGVFTRGDRRLGQAVEEAFRRGCRFDAWTEHLQFDTWMAVFHDLGIDPERYLAERSTELDQPWDVVQSPVTRKFLVREKVRADRAAITEDCRLEDICFSCGVSECPQRPWVKQPHVPIDLPHAQRAAVAFGRRARRVHGPEPRRSTSNTRKGRGITTSTRFRIEFAKGAAMRFTSHLDLMRAWERTLRRSELPLAFSQGHHPHIKMSFGPPLPLGYRSRAEVFDLELSRPPGVDLQERLDAVLPEGLAVLRFQPILFKTPSLMSQLEGASYRVRFPHAILDEAGLAHDTLASRLSRRANSLLARDHIVVRRKNEGTTREFDARPSIVALDIGSEDGSTVLDCHLRFTPRASVRPEELLLELIPEADPRGADVERMALWSEASGRRRDPLELLTHGDEAVARMYGTTS
- a CDS encoding Rne/Rng family ribonuclease; this encodes MKQSIIINADAYETRIAILEDGELAELLVERADQRRHVGDIYKGRINAVLPGMQAAFVDLGLPKTGFLHASDLAESLSGLDDISDLEENGDRRRRRAPAPKIEDHLKKGQEILVQITKESIGTKGPRVTQQVSLPGRFCVLMPGVDHVGVSRRIEERSERQRIKAIIGDLKPKGVGLIARTAGEGKGDPEFAADVKHLAKLWVKIDRKSASVRAPSLVHREMEMTASLIRDLFTDDVEEVVIDDKESFNEIQAYLKSVSPELRDRVKLYKGRDPIFDAFEIESQIEKTFERKVWLKKGGYICVDHAEALVAIDVNTGRFTGKKNQEETILRTNLEAAREIPRQLRLRDIGGIIVIDFIDMEIESNKRAVLDELRTELRKDRARTKAFAVSDLGLVEMTRQRERSSLLHYYTEDCPHCGGLGKVPSHETMLVKLERAMRRVAAIGTEKRITLKVNPEVALYFVEQEARRFAELEKRFRLQVDLKDDPQLKRGDMKVYTDKKLDITKQVVGAVPGT
- a CDS encoding cupin, with product MDCAPDVLLRRFDSPDETRVMSRGTFEIVRIGGITIGRATYQPGWKWSVDVGPRIGEKLCALEHVGLVLQGKAVVAFLDGRLVELAAGELFNVPPVPHDSWVVGDEPYVSLHFQGAEHYAKSHP
- a CDS encoding DUF1697 domain-containing protein; the protein is MVPRADRQPKAARPSSGAHVALIRGINVGRAKRVAMADLRAIVEKLGYEDVRTLLNSGNVVFRAAKGTGAAAGIERAMKAKLGVSAQVVVLGAADLAAIVKENPLAKVATNPSRLMVAVPIDGDLSRLKPLAKEDWKPEALALGRRAAYFWCPDGLLESRLGVAMYRTHGERLTIRNWATITKLQALTRDD
- a CDS encoding CheR family methyltransferase is translated as MTAVQSNSHNLVVVGSSAGGIEALSVLVGSLPGDFPAPLVLAQHLDPRRPSHLASILERKSKLPVVTVLEPTPLEPGKVYVVPSNQHVVIQDGSVRLEADHGNRPRPSVDLLLSTAAQNYGDRLFAVILTGSGSDGAAGAIDVKAAGGTVVIQNPATAAHPSMPQALPPTVVDHVEDLERIGPLLTDLLKPPALGDHVVSDDAFGQILQLVGQRSCIDFRQYKPTTILRRISRRMAIRHLTSLEEYHGYLESHPDEIGDLARSLLIKVTEFFRDSEAFEHLRQEIFPTLIEGGRQRGNVLRLWSAGCATGEEAYSLAFLATDILGAELPEWNVRVFATDLDESAVAFARRGFYPVSAARGLSDEIRRRFFESQDGGLRVAKSLRQMVIFGQQDLSRGVPFPRIDLVLCRNLLIYFKPDLQRDVLDLFAYSLHQTRGFLFLGKAESVRPSKSVFEMVNKKWRIYRCLAGPMAMPGHATGAHIAGGVPHPSRQPENAAELAHRESDLTTVRRLNEVILRFLGVGAILIDAGYRILTINSLARRFLGIRDVGNDQDFLHAVRDLPYGDVRNAIDRVFRERAVVTLPEVALDARAGQPRWVTLSLAPSHLEGSNLDCVLITVIDSTELAVARQRIAAIEREHRQLGEELGTSNRKLSEINKDLQDANEELQASTEEMMLTQEELQATNEEFEATNEELQATNEELETNNEELQATNEELETTNEELVARSAELQQLAHVLTLERLRLTEMVELAPFHIGVVTGPTMKVESLNVPAGTFGAGLIKGQTLEEVATSELRPLIEGVQEVYRTGRPWSSGELSITSHEHDGESVVRQMQFTVIPNRDTRGSVVGALLYGRDVTDAQQAGEQARLERYRLMIEHAHQVALAMFDAGTGRLLYASPAFASLVAKGTSDPKGKAVHMGSGITGRRWEDLGFLAPEEARAAFDEVVVTREPKRLSRVSLAVPDGPVTIWDCSLIPVLEPNQGSIRVVVVSAVDVTEDVRAHEELQRTDRLKDEFLSLASHELRTPLQPLRVYTEVLNRLLLEERRGPDWTRKMQEALNKFQLQITHIARLTDDLVDVARLESNRLSIEKKPVDLKALLFRAREQSLASSPTMDVRLQLPAQPAQIIVQGDEGRLLQVIGNLLGNSARHAAGSERVNIKLSVVPHDDGRMAQIDVKDVGPGISAEAMGTLFTRFSRGMSTSQASRSGLGLGLFISRGIVEQHGGSIRAHSKLGEGSTFTVELPLAEVVLLDARLTAKDRQ